From Pseudomonas fluorescens, one genomic window encodes:
- the rhtA gene encoding threonine/homoserine exporter RhtA: protein MNEQPRSLSSTLFPVGLLLIAMASIQSGASLAKSMFPVVGAEGTTTLRLIFASVIMILLLRPWKAKLTAKSLRTVAVYGVALGGMNLLFYMSLQTIPLGIGVALEFTGPLAVAIYASRKAIDFLWIALAIVGLLLLIPTGASSAQVDLTGAGYALGAGVCWALYILFGQKAGADNGVQTAALGVMIAALFVTPFGVAHAGTALLTTSLIPVALGVAVLSTALPYTLEMIALTRMPARTFGTLMSVEPAIAAMSGLLFLQEYLSFAQWMAISCIILASVGATLTMGRDAKPIVATD, encoded by the coding sequence ATGAATGAACAACCCCGTAGCCTTTCCTCGACCCTGTTTCCGGTAGGCCTGCTATTAATAGCCATGGCATCGATCCAGTCTGGTGCTTCGCTGGCCAAAAGCATGTTTCCGGTGGTCGGCGCCGAGGGCACCACGACGCTGCGGCTGATTTTCGCCAGCGTGATCATGATCCTGCTGCTCCGCCCCTGGAAAGCCAAGCTCACGGCCAAATCCCTGAGAACGGTTGCGGTTTACGGCGTCGCACTGGGCGGCATGAACCTGCTCTTCTATATGTCCCTGCAAACCATCCCGCTGGGCATCGGCGTGGCACTGGAGTTCACCGGACCATTGGCAGTGGCGATCTACGCCTCGCGTAAGGCTATCGACTTTCTGTGGATCGCCCTGGCGATCGTTGGCTTGCTGCTGCTGATCCCCACCGGAGCAAGCAGTGCGCAGGTCGACCTGACGGGAGCAGGTTACGCCCTGGGCGCTGGCGTGTGCTGGGCACTTTATATTCTGTTCGGCCAGAAGGCTGGTGCAGATAACGGGGTTCAGACGGCTGCACTTGGGGTCATGATTGCGGCGTTATTTGTCACACCGTTCGGCGTTGCCCACGCAGGCACCGCCCTGCTGACGACCTCGCTAATTCCCGTGGCGCTGGGCGTAGCCGTGCTGTCGACTGCCCTGCCCTATACCCTGGAGATGATTGCCCTGACCCGTATGCCGGCGCGCACCTTCGGCACCTTAATGAGTGTCGAACCCGCCATTGCAGCCATGTCCGGCTTGCTGTTCCTGCAGGAATACCTGTCTTTCGCGCAGTGGATGGCAATCAGTTGCATCATCCTCGCGTCAGTCGGTGCAACCTTGACCATGGGTCGGGACGCCAAGCCCATCGTGGCAACTGACTGA